Proteins from a single region of Demequina sp. NBRC 110054:
- the hrcA gene encoding heat-inducible transcriptional repressor HrcA, producing the protein MTEERRHAVLRAIVEGYVETSEPIGSKALAARTGLGVSPATIRNDMAILEEEGLIAQPHTSAGRIPTDAGYRSFVDYLAHMALPDSHKRAISTFLSDAVDLDDVIERSVRMLSQLTQQVAVVQYPSLRESAVRRVELVVLGLDRILVVVISADARVEQSNVALTTPVRQEEVDRAVREINELAVGRVPSALEPALDAWADRAGQPAWAAPVVQAIMQAAYGGAVQRVVFAGTSNLARGSDLQADAIGPVLDALEEQVVLLRLLHEMTAGDSDVAVRIGHETQNEALARTSIVAAGYGSGPSVSLLGALGPTRMDYPSTMAAVRAVARYLSKVVDS; encoded by the coding sequence ATGACGGAGGAGCGCAGGCATGCCGTGCTGCGCGCGATCGTCGAGGGGTACGTCGAGACCTCGGAGCCCATCGGCTCGAAGGCGCTCGCGGCCCGCACCGGTCTCGGTGTCTCTCCCGCGACGATCCGCAACGACATGGCGATCCTCGAGGAGGAGGGGCTCATCGCGCAGCCGCACACCTCCGCGGGACGCATCCCGACGGACGCCGGCTACCGCTCGTTCGTGGACTACCTGGCCCACATGGCCCTGCCCGACAGCCACAAGCGTGCCATCAGCACCTTCCTCTCCGACGCCGTCGACCTCGACGACGTGATCGAGCGCTCGGTGCGCATGCTCAGCCAGCTGACGCAGCAGGTCGCGGTGGTCCAGTACCCGTCCCTGCGCGAGAGCGCGGTGCGCCGCGTCGAGCTCGTGGTGCTCGGCCTCGACCGGATCCTCGTCGTGGTCATCAGTGCCGACGCGCGCGTCGAGCAGTCGAACGTCGCGCTCACCACTCCCGTGCGGCAGGAGGAGGTCGACCGGGCCGTCCGCGAGATCAACGAGCTCGCCGTCGGCCGCGTGCCGTCGGCCCTCGAGCCCGCGCTCGACGCCTGGGCGGATCGTGCGGGCCAGCCCGCGTGGGCCGCGCCCGTCGTCCAGGCCATCATGCAGGCCGCGTACGGCGGTGCCGTGCAGCGCGTCGTGTTCGCCGGCACGTCGAACCTCGCGCGCGGCAGCGACCTCCAGGCCGACGCGATCGGACCGGTGCTCGACGCCCTCGAGGAGCAGGTCGTGCTCCTGCGCCTCCTCCACGAGATGACCGCGGGCGATTCCGACGTCGCGGTGCGCATCGGCCATGAGACTCAGAACGAGGCGCTCGCACGCACCTCGATCGTCGCCGCCGGCTATGGCAGCGGCCCCTCCGTGTCCCTGCTCGGGGCCCTCGGCCCCACCCGCATGGACTATCCCTCGACCATGGCCGCGGTGCGCGCGGTCGCCCGATACCTCTCCAAGGTGGTTGATTCTTGA
- a CDS encoding DUF4870 domain-containing protein — protein MSESDERLYATLGHAGIILFGFVPPLIVWLIGKDRSAFVDSQGKEALNFSILMVIGQIIGWATSIIFIGFLILLAVFVVTLVFCIQAAIAVNKGEDYRYPFNWRIIK, from the coding sequence ATGTCCGAGAGCGATGAGCGCCTGTACGCGACGCTCGGCCACGCCGGCATCATCCTGTTCGGCTTCGTGCCGCCCCTCATCGTGTGGCTGATCGGCAAGGACCGCTCGGCCTTCGTCGACAGCCAGGGCAAGGAGGCGCTGAACTTCTCCATCCTGATGGTGATCGGCCAGATCATCGGCTGGGCTACCAGCATCATCTTCATCGGCTTCCTGATCCTTCTCGCCGTCTTCGTGGTGACCCTGGTCTTCTGCATCCAGGCGGCCATCGCGGTGAACAAGGGCGAGGACTACCGGTACCCGTTCAACTGGCGCATCATCAAGTAA
- a CDS encoding DUF4870 domain-containing protein, with translation MNDTDRTEGVDETPDAASQDAAGTPAEGVSQPPALEAGPTASSTSAETPEAPAQASTAPAEGAVPPPASGSTPQGGAYAQGTVPPYQGQQPAQQPYAPQRMLESEARNWSMLIHIIAAAAALLSAGTVSWLVPLIIWLIFRERSALIDHHGKQALNLQLTLLVVLIGGVLIGFVTLFIGFIVTGPLMVAYGIYAIVISFVAGVKANNGEYYRIPLMIPFLR, from the coding sequence ATGAACGACACCGACCGCACCGAGGGCGTCGACGAGACGCCCGATGCCGCCTCTCAGGACGCCGCAGGCACCCCTGCCGAGGGCGTCAGCCAGCCGCCCGCTCTCGAGGCCGGCCCCACCGCATCGTCCACGTCAGCGGAGACTCCCGAGGCGCCCGCCCAGGCGAGCACCGCCCCTGCCGAGGGAGCAGTGCCTCCCCCCGCTTCCGGCTCGACCCCTCAGGGCGGCGCCTACGCGCAGGGCACCGTCCCGCCGTACCAGGGACAGCAGCCCGCCCAGCAGCCCTACGCGCCGCAGCGGATGCTCGAGTCCGAGGCCCGCAACTGGTCGATGCTCATCCACATCATCGCCGCGGCGGCCGCGCTGCTGTCCGCCGGCACCGTGTCGTGGCTCGTGCCGCTGATCATCTGGCTGATCTTCCGCGAGCGCTCCGCACTGATCGACCACCACGGCAAGCAGGCGCTGAACCTTCAACTCACGCTGCTCGTGGTGCTGATCGGCGGCGTGCTGATCGGCTTCGTGACCCTGTTCATCGGCTTCATCGTCACGGGACCGCTCATGGTCGCCTACGGCATCTACGCGATCGTGATCTCGTTCGTCGCCGGAGTGAAGGCCAACAACGGCGAGTACTACCGGATCCCGCTGATGATCCCGTTCCTGCGCTGA
- a CDS encoding AAA family ATPase: MLDYDDPLPHRPRRVAVAGVSGAGKSTLARATAATLGLPYTELDAMFHGPDWTPRPEFLDEVHELVSREAWVTEWQYDQARPILADHADLLVWVDMPFLTVTLPRVIRRTIRRSVRREKLWNDNVEPPLRTIFTDREHIVRWSWARRRFYHSVVPEAETEHPGLVVVRLRSRRQVDRWLAGPLADAAR; this comes from the coding sequence GTGCTCGATTACGACGACCCGCTCCCTCACCGGCCCCGACGCGTCGCCGTCGCGGGCGTCTCGGGAGCGGGCAAGTCGACCCTCGCGAGAGCGACCGCCGCCACGCTCGGCCTCCCCTACACCGAGCTCGACGCGATGTTCCACGGCCCGGACTGGACGCCGAGGCCCGAGTTCTTGGACGAGGTGCACGAGCTCGTCTCGCGCGAAGCGTGGGTCACCGAGTGGCAGTACGACCAGGCCAGACCGATCCTCGCCGACCACGCCGACCTACTCGTGTGGGTCGATATGCCCTTCCTCACAGTGACCTTGCCCCGGGTGATCCGGCGCACGATCCGCCGCAGCGTGCGCCGAGAGAAGCTCTGGAACGACAACGTCGAGCCGCCGCTGCGCACGATCTTCACCGATCGCGAGCACATCGTGCGGTGGTCCTGGGCGCGGCGGAGGTTCTACCACTCCGTGGTGCCCGAGGCGGAGACGGAGCACCCGGGCCTCGTCGTCGTACGGCTGCGCTCGCGGCGGCAGGTCGACCGCTGGCTCGCGGGTCCGCTCGCTGACGCAGCTCGCTGA
- the hemW gene encoding radical SAM family heme chaperone HemW translates to MPAAASSPHPARDLGVYIHVPFCRVRCGYCDFNTYAPSEVGGATREGYVESALAEMALAGRVMAGDGRAASTVFFGGGTPTMLDAAALSSLLEGVRTTWGLARGAEVTTEANPDSVTPESLATLASSGFTRVSFGMQSAVPHVLATLERTHDPSNVGRAVAWAREAGLAVSVDLIYGTPGESLSDWEASLDAAIALSPDHVSAYALVIEPGTRMGAQLRRGQIEAVDLDTQADMYELAEAKLSAAGYAWYEVSNWARSPEQACRHNVAYWRSQDWWGVGPGAHSYLGPRVSPSGEELGAERWSNVKHPRAYADRLAAGESPEAEREPLTADDLALESVMLRLRLAEGMPVAALPSPRPTEIARLVAEGLLDGREALAGTLLLTLKGRLLADAAVRALT, encoded by the coding sequence GTGCCCGCCGCCGCATCGTCCCCGCACCCCGCGCGCGATCTGGGTGTCTACATCCACGTGCCGTTCTGCCGCGTGCGTTGCGGCTATTGCGACTTCAACACGTACGCGCCCTCCGAGGTGGGCGGCGCCACGCGCGAGGGCTACGTCGAGTCGGCGCTGGCCGAGATGGCGCTCGCCGGCCGGGTCATGGCGGGCGATGGGCGCGCGGCCTCCACGGTCTTCTTCGGGGGCGGCACGCCGACGATGCTGGACGCGGCCGCGCTCTCGTCGCTCCTTGAGGGAGTGAGGACGACGTGGGGGCTGGCTCGGGGCGCCGAGGTCACCACCGAGGCCAATCCGGACTCGGTGACGCCCGAGTCGTTGGCGACCCTCGCATCGTCCGGGTTCACCAGGGTGTCCTTCGGCATGCAGTCCGCGGTGCCGCACGTGCTCGCGACGCTCGAGCGCACGCACGATCCCTCGAATGTGGGGCGCGCCGTCGCGTGGGCGCGCGAGGCGGGGCTGGCGGTGTCGGTCGACCTCATCTACGGCACGCCGGGGGAGTCGCTTTCTGATTGGGAGGCGAGTCTGGACGCCGCGATCGCGCTGTCGCCCGATCACGTGTCGGCGTACGCGCTCGTGATCGAGCCCGGCACCCGCATGGGCGCGCAGCTGCGGCGCGGACAGATCGAGGCAGTGGACCTCGACACGCAGGCGGACATGTACGAGCTCGCGGAGGCCAAGCTGTCCGCCGCAGGTTATGCCTGGTACGAGGTGTCCAACTGGGCGCGCTCGCCCGAGCAGGCATGCCGCCACAACGTCGCCTACTGGCGCAGCCAGGACTGGTGGGGCGTCGGCCCCGGTGCGCACTCGTACCTGGGCCCGCGCGTGAGCCCGTCCGGCGAGGAGCTGGGCGCCGAGCGCTGGTCGAACGTCAAGCACCCGCGCGCGTACGCGGACCGTCTCGCGGCGGGGGAGTCGCCCGAGGCCGAGCGCGAGCCACTCACGGCCGACGACCTGGCGCTCGAGTCCGTGATGCTGCGGCTGCGTCTCGCCGAGGGAATGCCCGTCGCCGCGCTGCCTTCGCCGCGGCCGACGGAGATCGCACGGCTCGTGGCCGAGGGCCTGCTGGACGGGCGCGAGGCGCTTGCCGGCACGCTGCTGCTGACCCTCAAGGGGCGACTGCTCGCCGACGCCGCGGTGCGCGCGCTGACCTAG
- the lepA gene encoding translation elongation factor 4, whose amino-acid sequence MTDPRIEPAATAPERIRNFCIIAHIDHGKSTLADRMLQLTGVVEARQMKAQYLDRMDIERERGITIKSQAVRMPWEVEGDAFALNMIDTPGHVDFSYEVSRSLAACEGAILLVDAAQGIEAQTLANLYLAMENDLTIIPVLNKIDLPSAEPERYAAELAQLIGCEVDDVLRVSGKTGEGVDALLDRVVRDIPAPVGDASAPTRAMIFDSVYDTYRGVVTYVRVVDGSLKPRERITMMSTLASHDLLEIGVISPEPKPTKGLGVGEVGYLITGVKDVRQSKVGDTVTLAGRRAEESLGGYRDPRPMVYSGLFPVDGSDFPVLRDALDKLQLNDASLVFEPESSVALGFGFRCGYLGLLHLEIVRDRLEREFGLDLISTAPNVVYEVEMEDRKVHTVTNPSEFPSGKISEVREPVVAASILVPSEFIGTVMELCQERRGTMGTMNYLSETRVEMHYTLPLAEVVFDFFDQLKSRTRGYGSLDYEPAGEQAADLVKVDILLQGEQVDAFSAIVHKDKAYAYGVMMVGKLKNLIDRQQFEIPVQAAIGARIIARETIRAIRKDVLAKCYGGDISRKRKLLEKQKAGKKRMKNIGSVEVPPEAFIAALSTADDGSDKGKKK is encoded by the coding sequence GTGACCGACCCCCGCATCGAGCCTGCCGCCACTGCGCCTGAGCGTATCCGCAACTTCTGCATCATCGCGCACATCGACCACGGCAAGTCGACCCTGGCCGACCGCATGCTCCAGCTCACCGGGGTCGTCGAGGCGCGCCAGATGAAGGCCCAGTACCTCGACCGCATGGACATCGAGCGCGAGCGCGGCATCACGATCAAGTCGCAGGCCGTCCGCATGCCGTGGGAGGTCGAGGGCGACGCGTTCGCGCTCAACATGATCGACACCCCTGGCCACGTGGACTTCTCGTATGAGGTGTCTCGCTCGCTCGCCGCATGCGAGGGCGCGATCCTGCTCGTCGACGCCGCGCAGGGCATCGAGGCGCAGACCCTCGCGAACCTGTACCTCGCGATGGAGAACGACCTCACCATCATCCCGGTCCTCAACAAGATCGACCTCCCGTCGGCCGAGCCTGAGCGCTACGCCGCCGAGCTCGCGCAGCTGATCGGCTGCGAAGTGGACGACGTCCTGCGCGTGAGCGGCAAGACGGGCGAGGGAGTGGACGCGCTGCTCGACCGCGTCGTCCGCGACATCCCCGCCCCCGTGGGCGACGCGAGCGCGCCCACCCGCGCGATGATCTTCGACTCCGTCTACGACACCTACCGCGGCGTCGTCACGTACGTCCGCGTCGTCGACGGCTCGCTCAAGCCGCGCGAGCGCATCACGATGATGTCGACGCTCGCGAGCCACGACCTGCTCGAGATCGGCGTCATCAGCCCCGAGCCGAAGCCCACCAAGGGTCTCGGCGTGGGAGAGGTCGGCTACCTCATCACGGGCGTGAAGGACGTGCGCCAGTCCAAGGTCGGTGACACGGTGACGCTCGCCGGACGGCGCGCGGAGGAGTCGCTCGGCGGCTACCGCGACCCCAGGCCGATGGTCTACTCGGGCCTGTTCCCGGTCGACGGCTCCGATTTCCCGGTGCTGCGCGACGCGCTCGACAAGCTTCAGTTGAACGATGCGTCCCTGGTCTTCGAGCCCGAGAGCTCCGTCGCGCTCGGCTTCGGCTTCCGATGCGGCTACCTGGGACTCCTTCACCTCGAGATCGTGCGCGACCGCCTCGAGCGCGAGTTCGGTCTCGACCTGATCTCGACCGCGCCCAACGTGGTCTACGAGGTCGAGATGGAGGACCGCAAGGTCCACACCGTCACCAACCCGTCGGAGTTCCCGAGCGGCAAGATCTCGGAGGTGCGCGAGCCCGTGGTCGCCGCCTCGATCCTTGTGCCGAGCGAGTTCATCGGCACGGTCATGGAGCTCTGCCAGGAGCGCCGCGGCACCATGGGGACGATGAACTACCTGTCCGAGACGCGCGTCGAGATGCACTACACGCTGCCGCTCGCCGAGGTGGTCTTCGACTTCTTCGACCAGCTCAAGTCCCGCACGCGCGGCTACGGCTCGCTCGACTACGAGCCCGCAGGCGAGCAGGCCGCCGACCTGGTCAAGGTCGACATCCTGCTCCAGGGCGAGCAGGTCGACGCGTTCTCCGCGATCGTCCACAAGGACAAGGCCTACGCGTACGGCGTGATGATGGTCGGCAAGCTCAAGAACCTCATCGACCGCCAGCAGTTCGAGATCCCGGTCCAGGCCGCGATCGGCGCCCGCATCATCGCGCGCGAGACTATCCGTGCGATCCGCAAGGACGTCCTCGCGAAGTGCTACGGCGGTGACATCTCCCGCAAGCGCAAGCTGCTCGAGAAGCAGAAGGCCGGTAAGAAGCGCATGAAGAACATCGGCTCGGTCGAGGTGCCGCCCGAGGCCTTCATCGCCGCGCTGTCCACCGCCGACGACGGCTCGGACAAGGGCAAGAAGAAGTAG
- a CDS encoding bifunctional diguanylate cyclase/phosphodiesterase: MRTDELFRQAFLESPIGMAILDDAGTYQEVNPTFASVVGLSTEQVAGRSYEEFTHPDDRQTSRETLARVRSGDAPSAQIIKRYLSNEGEIVWARVTVSDARTATEDPSRRLLVQVEDITEERRAKTLLAHRTHYDPLTGLANRPLLLEKLAHALRTHRESASTVACVFLDIDHFKVVNDSLGHDAGDNLLKEIARRIQDNTRAGDTVARLGGDEFVIVLEDVPDRAAAERAVASVVKVVQTAVRIEGHELVPTASIGLALAERESTAEQLLMAADTALSAAKRGGRARVTTYDPRMRTDAMSKLSVELELRTAIKEGHLEVHYQPIVDLQTRRIVNFEALVRWRHPSRGLLQPDTFIGVAEEANLIVPLGAYVIREACHFIAWHPEFTGRILVNVSTKQIGAADLTGVVRSALAETGVDPSRVGLEITETGMLMATPAAKSDIASLTALGIDLVIDDFGTGYSSLSSVLLNPVSGLKLAREFTLRLGDLATGDRISLAMAALTRSLQMYGVIEGIETEVQYAIARRHGWTYGQGFLFGHPVPADRIRFDDDGTARIPVEKKPVNAAPERQRLWTEAPESPAASDSTASPLQRLRPDIDEEILIRAAESRF; the protein is encoded by the coding sequence ATGCGCACGGACGAACTGTTCCGGCAGGCGTTCCTGGAATCGCCCATCGGCATGGCGATTCTCGACGACGCCGGCACGTACCAAGAGGTCAACCCGACGTTCGCCTCCGTCGTCGGCCTGTCCACCGAGCAGGTGGCCGGCCGCTCCTACGAGGAGTTCACCCACCCCGACGACCGCCAGACGTCGCGCGAGACCCTTGCGCGGGTGCGTTCGGGGGACGCACCCTCCGCGCAGATCATCAAGCGCTACCTCAGCAACGAGGGCGAGATCGTCTGGGCGCGTGTGACCGTGTCCGACGCGCGCACCGCGACGGAGGACCCGAGCCGCCGCCTCCTGGTGCAGGTCGAGGACATCACCGAGGAGCGCCGCGCGAAGACCCTGCTCGCGCACCGCACCCACTACGACCCCCTCACGGGACTCGCGAATCGGCCCCTGCTGCTCGAGAAGCTCGCGCATGCTTTGCGCACCCATCGTGAGAGCGCGTCCACGGTCGCGTGCGTGTTCCTCGACATCGACCACTTCAAGGTCGTCAACGACTCTCTCGGCCACGACGCCGGCGACAACCTCCTCAAGGAGATCGCGCGCCGGATCCAGGACAACACCCGCGCCGGCGACACCGTCGCGCGACTGGGCGGCGACGAGTTCGTGATCGTGCTCGAGGACGTCCCCGACAGGGCAGCCGCCGAGCGCGCCGTCGCCTCCGTCGTGAAGGTCGTGCAGACGGCGGTCCGCATCGAGGGCCACGAGCTCGTCCCCACCGCGTCGATCGGGCTCGCCCTCGCGGAGCGGGAGTCCACCGCGGAGCAGCTGCTCATGGCGGCCGACACCGCGCTGTCGGCGGCCAAGCGCGGCGGCCGCGCCCGCGTCACGACCTACGACCCGCGCATGCGCACCGACGCGATGAGCAAGCTGTCGGTCGAGCTCGAGCTGCGGACCGCGATCAAGGAGGGGCACCTCGAGGTGCACTACCAGCCGATCGTGGACCTCCAGACGCGGCGCATCGTCAACTTCGAGGCGCTCGTGCGGTGGCGCCACCCGTCGCGCGGCCTGCTTCAGCCCGACACGTTCATCGGCGTCGCCGAGGAGGCCAACCTCATCGTGCCGCTCGGCGCATACGTGATCCGCGAGGCGTGCCACTTCATCGCATGGCACCCCGAGTTCACGGGCCGCATCCTCGTCAACGTCTCGACCAAGCAGATCGGCGCGGCCGACCTCACCGGCGTCGTCCGGTCGGCGCTCGCCGAGACCGGCGTGGACCCGTCGCGCGTCGGCCTCGAGATCACCGAGACCGGCATGCTCATGGCGACCCCGGCGGCGAAGTCCGACATCGCGTCCCTCACGGCGCTCGGAATCGACCTCGTGATCGACGACTTCGGGACCGGCTACTCCTCCCTGTCGTCCGTGCTGCTCAACCCGGTCTCCGGCCTCAAGCTCGCGCGCGAGTTCACCTTGAGGCTCGGCGACCTCGCGACCGGGGACCGCATCTCCCTCGCGATGGCTGCCCTCACCAGGTCGCTGCAGATGTACGGCGTGATCGAGGGGATCGAGACCGAGGTGCAGTACGCGATCGCGCGCCGCCACGGGTGGACGTACGGCCAGGGCTTCCTCTTCGGGCACCCCGTTCCCGCCGACAGGATCCGGTTCGACGACGACGGCACCGCGCGCATCCCTGTCGAGAAGAAGCCCGTGAACGCGGCTCCCGAGCGGCAGCGCCTGTGGACCGAGGCGCCCGAGTCGCCTGCGGCGTCCGATTCGACCGCTTCTCCCCTGCAGAGGCTCCGGCCGGACATCGACGAGGAGATCCTCATCCGCGCCGCCGAGTCGCGCTTCTAG
- a CDS encoding type II toxin-antitoxin system PemK/MazF family toxin, with the protein MTGDEIPYVLLALAALTFFLLRGRAQRRKPRAGGTRPLARPGKYPGDFRGKVDITYSPRTDGQPDPGEVVWTWVPFEEDHAQGKDRPVLLIGHDGRWLLGLQLTSKDHDLDAAKEARYGRYWMDIGTGPWDRQRRPSEVRLDRIIRIDPAAVRREGATLDRKRFSSVAKSLSDHHRW; encoded by the coding sequence ATGACCGGCGATGAGATCCCCTACGTCCTGCTCGCGCTCGCCGCGCTGACGTTCTTCCTGCTTCGCGGTCGAGCCCAGCGCCGCAAGCCCCGTGCGGGCGGCACGCGTCCCTTGGCCCGACCTGGGAAGTACCCCGGCGACTTCCGGGGCAAGGTCGACATCACGTACTCCCCTCGCACGGATGGCCAACCCGACCCCGGAGAGGTCGTGTGGACGTGGGTGCCGTTCGAGGAGGACCACGCGCAGGGCAAGGACCGGCCCGTACTGTTGATCGGCCACGACGGCCGCTGGCTGCTCGGCCTTCAGCTGACCTCGAAGGACCACGACCTCGACGCCGCCAAGGAGGCGCGCTACGGGCGCTACTGGATGGACATCGGCACCGGCCCGTGGGACCGTCAGCGTCGCCCGAGCGAGGTGCGACTCGATAGAATCATCCGTATCGACCCCGCTGCGGTACGCCGTGAGGGCGCGACGCTCGACCGCAAGAGATTCTCCTCGGTCGCGAAGTCGCTATCCGACCACCATCGGTGGTAA
- the rpsT gene encoding 30S ribosomal protein S20 yields MANIKSKIKRIGTNEKARLRNVAVKSELKTNVRKVREAIAAGDKDKAEAALSTASVKLDKAVSKGVIHKNQAANRKSALAKQVAAL; encoded by the coding sequence GTGGCTAACATCAAGTCGAAGATCAAGCGCATCGGCACCAACGAGAAGGCTCGCCTGCGCAACGTCGCCGTCAAGTCTGAGCTCAAGACCAACGTGCGCAAGGTCCGCGAGGCCATCGCGGCCGGCGACAAGGACAAGGCCGAGGCCGCGCTGTCCACCGCGTCGGTCAAGCTCGACAAGGCCGTCTCCAAGGGCGTCATCCACAAGAACCAGGCCGCGAACCGCAAGTCTGCGCTCGCGAAGCAGGTCGCCGCGCTCTAA
- the holA gene encoding DNA polymerase III subunit delta translates to MAAARTSSDRPWHAAAPAPLVLVSGTEQLLASRAVERIGGALRRGGATVATTVLDAGSYSKGALIAAASPSLFDDPGLVVVEGAERMNDEFLADALAYAASPDPDVTVVIRHGGGVRGKKLLDTLKKGDVPVYSCPAIKKDADVVEFAMGEFARASRPIAARAVRALVDAIGSDVAEVAAACRQLMNDVDGSLTEEHVARYYGTRVNATGFAVADAAIAGKTGEALALVRHAVATGTDPVPLVAAIASKLRTLAKVGAARGRRLDPVKDLGLAPWQADRAKKDLRMWDADRLAKAIEAIATADAEIKGASRAPHFALERAVRVVADLARG, encoded by the coding sequence ATGGCCGCCGCTCGCACCTCCTCGGACCGTCCCTGGCATGCCGCAGCGCCGGCGCCGCTCGTCCTGGTCTCCGGCACCGAGCAGCTGCTCGCCTCGCGCGCGGTCGAGCGCATCGGGGGCGCCCTGAGGCGTGGCGGTGCGACCGTGGCGACGACCGTGCTCGACGCGGGCAGCTACAGCAAGGGCGCGCTCATCGCGGCCGCGAGCCCCTCGCTGTTCGACGACCCTGGGCTCGTGGTGGTCGAGGGCGCCGAGCGTATGAACGACGAGTTCCTCGCGGACGCGCTCGCCTACGCGGCGTCGCCCGACCCGGACGTGACGGTCGTCATCAGGCACGGCGGAGGGGTGCGCGGCAAGAAGCTGCTCGACACTCTCAAGAAGGGCGACGTCCCGGTCTACTCGTGCCCCGCGATCAAGAAGGACGCCGACGTCGTCGAGTTCGCGATGGGGGAGTTCGCGCGCGCCTCGCGCCCGATCGCCGCGCGCGCCGTACGCGCCCTCGTCGACGCGATCGGCAGCGACGTCGCGGAGGTCGCCGCGGCGTGCCGCCAGCTCATGAACGACGTGGACGGCTCCCTCACCGAGGAGCACGTCGCGCGCTACTACGGGACGAGGGTCAACGCGACGGGCTTCGCGGTCGCCGACGCCGCGATCGCCGGCAAGACGGGAGAGGCGCTCGCGCTCGTGCGTCACGCGGTCGCGACCGGCACCGACCCCGTGCCGCTCGTCGCGGCCATCGCCTCCAAGCTGCGCACGCTCGCCAAGGTGGGCGCCGCGCGTGGACGACGGCTCGACCCGGTCAAGGATCTCGGCCTCGCACCCTGGCAGGCCGACCGGGCGAAGAAGGATCTGCGGATGTGGGACGCGGATCGGCTCGCGAAGGCGATCGAGGCGATCGCCACCGCCGACGCCGAGATCAAGGGTGCCTCTCGCGCTCCCCACTTCGCGCTCGAGCGCGCGGTGCGGGTCGTCGCGGACCTCGCGCGCGGCTGA